Proteins encoded within one genomic window of Dyadobacter chenhuakuii:
- a CDS encoding glucoamylase family protein: MTKGFLKHGFLLLILFVSGCDKKNSSGSVTAPESVDSTDKFPIISDDELLTLVQKQTFKYFWDFGHPVSGLARERNSSGDVVTSGGSGFGIMTIPIAIERQFITREQGLERMQKIVTFLKDNSQKFHGAFSHWLNGATGVAVPFSQKDNGADLVETSFLIQGLLTARQYFSASTPAETALRKDINTIWEGVEWDWFRKGSENVLYWHWSPDYQWEMNHQIKGWNECLITYALAASSPTHPIPKIVYDKGWTNDGSFVNGSSYYGLTLPLGEPSGGPLFFSHYSFLGLNPTELTDQYTNYFTQNKAHALINYNYCKADPNDYGYSDRCWGLTACDIPNGYNANSPTNDKSVIAPTAALSSFPYTPDESMQALKYFYYKLGDQLWGDYGFYDSFSIKEQWLADSYLAIDQGPIIIMIENHRSGLPWKLFMSAPEIKSGMKKLGFSSPNLN; this comes from the coding sequence ATGACCAAAGGCTTTTTGAAGCACGGATTTTTATTGCTTATACTTTTTGTATCCGGTTGCGATAAAAAGAATTCGTCCGGATCGGTAACCGCACCCGAATCAGTAGATTCGACCGATAAATTTCCGATAATATCTGACGATGAGCTCCTTACCCTTGTCCAGAAGCAAACATTCAAGTATTTCTGGGATTTTGGACATCCGGTCAGCGGACTTGCCCGCGAGCGGAATTCTTCGGGCGATGTGGTCACTTCGGGCGGAAGCGGCTTTGGCATAATGACCATTCCGATCGCAATTGAGCGGCAGTTTATCACGCGGGAGCAAGGATTGGAAAGAATGCAGAAAATCGTGACATTCCTGAAAGACAACTCACAGAAATTCCATGGCGCGTTTTCACATTGGCTCAATGGCGCAACGGGCGTTGCTGTACCTTTCAGTCAAAAAGACAATGGGGCTGATCTGGTTGAAACTTCTTTCCTGATTCAGGGCTTGCTGACGGCGCGACAGTATTTTTCCGCCTCAACGCCTGCTGAAACGGCTTTGAGGAAAGACATTAACACAATTTGGGAAGGGGTTGAGTGGGATTGGTTCAGGAAAGGCAGCGAAAATGTGCTTTACTGGCATTGGAGCCCGGATTATCAGTGGGAAATGAACCATCAGATCAAAGGATGGAATGAATGCCTGATTACATATGCGCTCGCCGCCTCGTCGCCGACACATCCAATCCCTAAAATAGTTTATGACAAAGGCTGGACCAATGACGGCAGTTTTGTGAATGGAAGCTCGTATTACGGACTTACACTTCCGCTTGGAGAGCCATCCGGCGGGCCGCTTTTCTTCTCGCATTATTCTTTTCTGGGATTGAACCCAACGGAGCTCACAGATCAATACACCAACTATTTTACCCAGAATAAGGCGCACGCCCTGATCAATTATAATTACTGTAAAGCAGATCCAAATGATTACGGATACAGTGACCGATGCTGGGGATTAACCGCCTGCGACATTCCAAACGGCTACAATGCCAATTCCCCAACCAATGACAAAAGTGTTATAGCGCCCACAGCCGCACTTTCCTCGTTCCCCTATACGCCCGACGAGTCCATGCAGGCTTTGAAATATTTTTATTACAAACTGGGCGATCAGCTTTGGGGTGACTATGGATTTTATGATTCATTTTCAATAAAAGAGCAATGGTTAGCCGATTCCTATCTTGCTATCGATCAGGGGCCGATCATTATCATGATTGAAAACCATCGGAGTGGCCTTCCGTGGAAGCTTTTTATGAGCGCGCCGGAAATTAAGTCCGGGATGAAAAAATTGGGGTTTAGCAGTCCAAACCTCAATTAG
- the mdh gene encoding malate dehydrogenase, giving the protein MKITVVGAGAVGATTADNIIRRELAEEVVLLDIKEGVSEGKSLDMYQTAALLGFNTKPVGSTNDYEKTKGSDVVVITSGLPRKPGMTREELIGINAGIVKGVTENILKYSPDAIIIVVSNPMDTMTYLALKESGIAKEKLIGMGGALDSARFKTYLALAMNVSPLDIHGMVIGGHGDTTMIPLTRLATYNGLPVSNFLSTDELEKVAADTMVGGATLTKLIGTSAWYAPGAATLLLVESIVRDQKRIVPCSVYLEGEYGQNDICMGVPVVLGRKGWEKIIPLELTDSEKAAFEKSAEAVRSMNGALNL; this is encoded by the coding sequence ATGAAGATTACTGTTGTGGGAGCAGGCGCCGTTGGTGCAACTACTGCCGATAATATTATTCGTCGTGAGTTGGCTGAGGAGGTCGTTCTACTGGATATAAAAGAAGGCGTAAGCGAAGGAAAATCACTGGATATGTACCAGACAGCAGCTTTGCTGGGCTTCAATACCAAACCCGTAGGATCAACCAACGACTATGAAAAAACCAAGGGTTCTGATGTCGTTGTAATCACTTCCGGCCTGCCGCGCAAGCCTGGTATGACACGTGAAGAGCTGATCGGAATCAATGCAGGAATCGTAAAAGGAGTTACTGAAAATATTCTAAAATATTCGCCTGATGCCATCATCATCGTTGTTTCCAACCCTATGGATACAATGACTTACCTGGCACTGAAAGAATCGGGCATAGCAAAAGAAAAACTGATCGGAATGGGCGGTGCTCTGGATAGCGCACGTTTCAAAACGTATCTGGCATTAGCCATGAACGTTTCTCCGCTGGATATCCACGGAATGGTGATCGGTGGTCACGGCGATACCACAATGATCCCGCTGACAAGGCTGGCGACTTACAATGGTCTTCCGGTAAGCAATTTCCTTTCTACTGACGAACTGGAAAAAGTGGCAGCTGACACGATGGTAGGCGGCGCAACATTGACCAAGCTGATCGGAACTTCGGCATGGTACGCGCCGGGTGCAGCAACATTGCTTTTGGTTGAAAGCATCGTGCGCGACCAAAAACGCATTGTTCCATGCAGCGTTTACCTGGAAGGCGAATATGGCCAGAATGATATCTGTATGGGCGTGCCTGTTGTTTTAGGTAGAAAAGGCTGGGAAAAGATCATCCCGCTCGAACTAACCGATTCAGAAAAAGCTGCTTTTGAAAAATCAGCAGAGGCAGTTAGATCCATGAACGGAGCATTAAATTTATAA
- a CDS encoding RagB/SusD family nutrient uptake outer membrane protein — protein sequence MKSEFINKISILTVFGLLVLSGCSDFLDREPLGRYVEKDIPAGSFDSQVFGVYAKMRAFGVSSMPYLAIHNFRSDDADKGSSTTDGVAQESFYDNFQYTQDEWLLNSYWSDHYALIIAANAVISDIDSVGAQDAGTMVNKAEAKFMRAYAYFNLARTYGDVPKIDFKVRESSEANIPKSPVNEIFALIDADLTEASALLPVTWESKYIGRLTSGAAHALHAKTHLWRKNWPAALAAAKQVITSGKYSLVSDYASNFRETGENNSESVFELQAFYSITQTSLGIDNAMHQGVRGSGAWDLGWGWNTPNKSLADAFEKGDPRKDATLLYSGQVNTPYNESVPPATTSIPRAYWNKKVYTNPATREATASRFGQWMNVRVIRYADVLLMAAEAANEVGGEQNITDALAWLEMVRGRARGTNTAILPKVVTRNQAQLRTAIRQERRVELGMENERFFDIVRWGIAEDVLHAAGKNLYQNRHRYLPIPRPEIDKSGGVLVQNPEY from the coding sequence ATGAAAAGTGAATTCATAAATAAAATCTCTATCCTGACGGTTTTCGGCCTGCTGGTTCTGTCCGGTTGCAGCGACTTCCTGGATCGCGAGCCTTTGGGACGATATGTCGAAAAAGACATTCCCGCAGGATCATTTGACAGCCAGGTTTTTGGTGTGTATGCCAAAATGCGTGCCTTCGGCGTTTCCTCTATGCCTTATCTTGCCATCCATAATTTCCGGTCAGATGACGCCGACAAAGGCAGCTCGACAACGGATGGCGTTGCACAGGAAAGTTTCTATGACAATTTCCAATATACACAAGACGAATGGCTTCTAAACAGCTATTGGTCAGACCACTATGCGTTGATCATTGCAGCAAACGCAGTTATTTCCGACATTGATTCGGTAGGTGCGCAAGATGCGGGAACAATGGTTAATAAGGCAGAAGCGAAATTCATGCGCGCATATGCCTACTTCAATCTGGCAAGAACCTACGGCGATGTTCCAAAAATTGACTTCAAAGTCCGGGAATCATCAGAAGCGAATATCCCGAAGTCCCCGGTAAACGAAATCTTCGCGCTCATTGATGCTGATCTGACAGAAGCCTCTGCATTGCTGCCGGTGACGTGGGAATCTAAATACATTGGAAGACTTACCAGCGGTGCGGCGCATGCATTGCATGCCAAGACTCACCTTTGGCGAAAAAACTGGCCGGCTGCGCTGGCAGCTGCCAAACAGGTCATCACATCCGGCAAATATTCGTTGGTGAGTGATTATGCCAGCAATTTCAGGGAAACCGGAGAGAATAATTCGGAGTCGGTTTTTGAGCTGCAGGCATTTTATTCCATTACACAAACTTCGTTAGGAATAGATAATGCAATGCACCAGGGCGTGAGAGGTTCAGGAGCTTGGGATTTGGGCTGGGGCTGGAATACGCCGAACAAGTCACTAGCCGATGCATTTGAAAAAGGTGACCCAAGAAAAGACGCCACCCTGCTTTATTCAGGTCAGGTGAATACCCCTTATAATGAGAGTGTGCCACCTGCTACAACAAGCATTCCGAGAGCCTACTGGAACAAGAAAGTATACACCAATCCAGCAACGAGAGAAGCGACCGCAAGCCGCTTTGGACAATGGATGAATGTACGCGTTATCCGTTATGCCGACGTGTTACTGATGGCTGCCGAAGCTGCAAACGAAGTGGGTGGCGAGCAAAACATCACGGATGCACTGGCTTGGCTGGAAATGGTTCGCGGCCGGGCTCGTGGAACGAATACAGCGATTTTACCAAAAGTTGTTACTAGAAATCAGGCGCAGCTTAGAACAGCGATCCGCCAGGAAAGACGCGTGGAGCTGGGGATGGAAAATGAGCGGTTCTTTGACATTGTTCGCTGGGGAATTGCGGAAGACGTCTTGCATGCTGCCGGAAAAAATCTTTACCAAAACCGCCATCGCTACCTGCCGATCCCACGTCCTGAAATTGACAAATCGGGTGGCGTGCTTGTGCAAAATCCTGAGTATTGA
- a CDS encoding helix-turn-helix and ligand-binding sensor domain-containing protein, giving the protein MTHYPFLYLTKNHKAALWTALLLFFAIIFAAKAQETPPLINYSSAIYKAHNQNWAIDQTSDQIIYAANSDGLMEYDGAAWKLYPLPDRQIVRTVLCDETVPNMLMGKVFKQNSPKEQRIYVGGFSEFGYWKKEFDGQLKYHSLSKSANFASLKTEEIWHITKTPTHIYFQSFSRIYRYDGQNITELSTPGNFMFLRFVQNRLFLPTIGKGIYELRGKKFEKLAGTEPLSAVIVSAILPFSNGQILITTFKHGLFLWKDGLLSPWKIPLSEELKTNIINRAVMLRQDSSLVFGTIQSGVYVIEKNGKLKYHFNKDTGLQNNTVLALTEDRRNQLWIGLDQGIDMLKMSSPVISYQTNDNPLGSTYAAAIWRGKLYVGSNKGVFVKKWLSNEPFQPVPGLEGQTWNLQVFDDQLLCGHNDATYRINEQGITKLSNITGGWVMLPIQSGQESLLLQGSYNGLHVYKKNSSQQWAYAYPIKGISPIPVRQIVRDEKGAFWLGHAYRGLFMAKLTPALDSAYQWKEFKAPADLPGEFAVEIMKWRKRLYVRSGSVFLQPDANDKLQVSTDFAQHSEDEAFKIRTGVNGDWFKVFINRITYYASDNQVHNLPLALIRNSETIIPVSKDYYFFCLDNGYALYNRTSGAKNVEPPASPIVRKVANLRNLSQSFSILGKPALPSNVRSLRINFALPVYGQSTQYKYRLRGLSDQWSEWTDQNFVEFTNLESTRYTFEVKSNLNDRVTAYQFSVQPYWRETLIAKIVFIALIGLVFVGLILYQEERLRRHRNRLMREQEEKLRQQQLANERQIMQIQNEKLQSDIQGKSQQLSNIAINVVRKNEILEEIRDELKQVKAEMGQQLPNIHYQKLLNSIERNVAGKDDWMLFEQNFDEVHEQFFKRLRQIAPTISPSELRLAACLRMNLSTKEMAPVLGISIRGVEIKRYRLRKKLGLGTDGNLVQFMMDI; this is encoded by the coding sequence ATGACACACTACCCTTTTTTATATTTAACTAAAAATCATAAGGCTGCATTGTGGACGGCTTTACTCCTTTTTTTTGCAATCATATTCGCCGCAAAGGCCCAGGAAACCCCGCCTCTGATCAACTATTCGTCGGCAATTTACAAGGCGCACAATCAGAATTGGGCCATTGACCAGACTTCCGATCAGATCATTTATGCGGCCAATTCGGATGGCCTTATGGAATACGATGGCGCTGCATGGAAGCTCTATCCGTTGCCCGACAGACAGATAGTGCGGACTGTGCTCTGCGATGAAACCGTTCCGAACATGCTTATGGGCAAAGTTTTCAAACAAAATAGTCCAAAAGAACAGCGGATCTATGTCGGTGGCTTTTCAGAGTTTGGTTATTGGAAAAAAGAATTCGATGGCCAGCTGAAATATCACTCTCTCAGCAAGAGCGCCAACTTCGCCAGCCTGAAAACAGAAGAGATCTGGCACATTACCAAAACGCCTACACACATTTACTTCCAATCCTTTTCAAGGATTTACCGGTACGATGGTCAGAACATTACGGAGTTGAGCACGCCGGGAAATTTCATGTTTTTAAGATTTGTACAAAACCGGCTGTTCCTACCAACAATAGGTAAAGGGATTTATGAATTGAGAGGCAAGAAATTTGAAAAGCTGGCCGGTACGGAACCACTTTCGGCTGTGATCGTTTCAGCCATATTACCATTCTCGAATGGCCAGATCCTGATCACGACATTCAAACACGGCTTGTTTTTGTGGAAAGATGGCTTGCTTAGTCCCTGGAAAATTCCGCTTTCGGAAGAACTTAAAACAAACATTATCAACAGGGCAGTAATGCTCAGACAGGACAGCAGCCTTGTTTTCGGCACAATTCAATCGGGCGTTTATGTAATTGAGAAAAATGGCAAGCTGAAATATCATTTCAACAAAGATACCGGCCTTCAAAACAACACCGTTCTGGCATTGACGGAGGACCGCCGCAATCAACTTTGGATCGGTCTGGATCAGGGAATTGATATGCTCAAAATGTCGTCACCCGTCATTTCCTACCAGACCAATGATAATCCGCTCGGTTCAACGTATGCTGCTGCCATCTGGCGGGGAAAATTATATGTGGGCTCCAATAAGGGTGTTTTTGTAAAAAAATGGCTTTCTAACGAGCCTTTCCAGCCAGTTCCCGGCCTGGAAGGCCAGACCTGGAACCTGCAAGTTTTTGATGACCAGCTCCTTTGCGGGCATAACGATGCAACTTACCGCATTAATGAACAAGGCATTACTAAGCTTTCCAACATTACGGGCGGTTGGGTGATGCTGCCCATTCAATCCGGTCAGGAATCGCTTTTATTGCAAGGTTCTTACAATGGATTGCATGTTTACAAAAAGAACAGTAGCCAGCAATGGGCCTATGCATATCCCATTAAAGGCATCTCCCCGATTCCGGTCAGGCAGATCGTCCGGGACGAAAAAGGCGCTTTCTGGCTCGGACATGCATACAGAGGTTTATTTATGGCTAAACTTACGCCCGCGCTGGATTCCGCTTATCAGTGGAAAGAATTCAAGGCGCCTGCCGATTTGCCCGGTGAATTCGCAGTGGAGATCATGAAATGGAGAAAGCGCTTATATGTTCGTTCTGGCTCCGTTTTCCTGCAACCTGATGCGAACGACAAATTGCAGGTCTCCACTGATTTCGCGCAGCATAGTGAAGACGAAGCATTCAAGATCCGCACAGGCGTGAATGGTGATTGGTTCAAAGTGTTCATTAACCGGATCACATATTACGCTTCGGATAACCAGGTCCACAACCTGCCGCTGGCGCTGATCCGCAACAGTGAAACCATTATTCCAGTCTCTAAGGACTATTATTTCTTCTGTCTGGACAATGGCTATGCGCTTTATAACAGAACTTCCGGCGCAAAAAACGTTGAGCCGCCAGCTTCGCCCATCGTCAGAAAGGTTGCTAACCTCAGGAATTTGTCGCAATCATTCAGCATTTTGGGAAAGCCCGCGCTTCCTTCTAATGTGCGCTCGTTACGGATCAATTTTGCGTTGCCGGTGTATGGGCAGAGCACACAATATAAATACCGCCTTCGCGGACTGTCGGATCAATGGTCGGAATGGACAGACCAGAATTTTGTGGAGTTTACAAATCTCGAATCCACGAGATACACATTTGAAGTAAAAAGCAACCTGAATGATCGTGTTACAGCATATCAGTTCAGTGTTCAGCCTTACTGGCGCGAGACATTAATCGCCAAGATCGTTTTCATAGCATTAATAGGGCTCGTATTTGTAGGGCTGATCCTTTACCAGGAAGAACGCTTGCGCCGGCATCGGAACAGGCTTATGCGGGAGCAGGAAGAGAAACTCCGCCAGCAACAGCTTGCTAACGAAAGGCAAATCATGCAGATCCAGAATGAGAAATTGCAGAGCGACATTCAAGGTAAAAGCCAGCAGCTCAGCAACATTGCCATTAATGTTGTACGGAAAAATGAAATTCTGGAAGAAATACGGGATGAATTAAAGCAAGTTAAAGCCGAAATGGGCCAGCAGCTCCCGAACATTCATTATCAGAAACTATTGAATAGCATTGAGCGAAATGTAGCCGGAAAGGACGACTGGATGCTTTTCGAACAAAATTTCGACGAAGTCCATGAACAATTCTTTAAGCGCCTACGTCAAATCGCTCCCACAATTTCCCCCTCTGAGCTCCGGCTGGCGGCGTGCCTTCGCATGAATCTTTCGACCAAAGAGATGGCGCCTGTTCTGGGAATTTCAATCCGGGGTGTGGAAATAAAGCGCTACCGGCTACGCAAAAAATTGGGATTAGGTACGGATGGCAATCTCGTTCAGTTCATGATGGATATCTAG
- a CDS encoding SusC/RagA family TonB-linked outer membrane protein encodes MKTIVRLLYMMVFLSVSLISYGQEISVSGKVTSSSDGSILPGASVLIKGTTTGVPTDAEGNYAISVPSAQSVLVFSMIGMTAQEVTVGTQTTINVALVEDAKALGEVVVIGYGTASKRDLTGSIVTIKGAEIADKPSANPITSLQGKVAGLSVVNSGRPGEEPDVRIRGTNSINGVKPVYIVDGILNDNINFINPADIESIEVLKDPSSLAIFGVRGANGAIAVTTKKAKAGQLNVNFNSSVGFKQVADRISMTNAAQFKELYNEQLANQGSAPYNYTNWTGDTDWQDQIFQSGFLNYNNISISGATEKNRFYMGIGTVQEEGNIKHEKYGKLTLNINDELQVNKNLKFGLTFSGYRATPFGDKKKNVGGAILAAPIAPVFNDQYGLYHTLPDFQRAQVNNPLVDVELQKRTEILREYRAVGSIYGELTFLKDFTFRASLYADYGFNTIRNYQPLVNTYNPEIVGEDKTDAVVRQTVVNQKQNIFPKLQQDYLLTYKKAFGDHDLTVLGGITTYYRSFEETASTVRQGSSFAIPNDPRFWYTDNVGDAATRTGSGSAWESATLSYLGRILYNYKSKYLVNASYRRDGSSAFLGKGRWQDFGAVGLGWVVSEEDFFKNQSVFDYLKVKGSYGILGNQNIDDKYRYPAYPTLTAANSGVFGENIVAGLQNEYIADPNLHWEKVLAYEGGVEFNMLKNRLTVEANYYNKLTKDILVLVPGIAGTIPGLSNLGEVRNHGFEFAATWNQDVTDDFSYSISGNLTTINNKVQKLSTKGYDIINGASRTTEGFPIGYFWGYVHDGIYQSEAEFIKSPVSTIGEVSPGDIKYKDVNGDGSITEADRTLIGNPTPDFTYGASVSAKYKGFDVGIDLNGVYGNEIFRQWNRGTFAQFNYQTERMDRWNGPGTSNWEPVLNTSRANNYLPSSYWIEDGSFFRIRNVQLGYNFTSQTLKSLRLKSLRLYVNAQNLKTFTNSTGFTPEIGGNTTAFGVDNGTYPVPVIYTFGINLNF; translated from the coding sequence ATGAAAACTATTGTACGATTACTGTACATGATGGTTTTCCTGTCCGTCAGCCTCATCAGCTATGGTCAGGAAATTAGTGTGTCAGGAAAAGTCACGTCAAGTTCTGACGGCTCCATTCTTCCCGGGGCCAGTGTTCTCATCAAAGGAACAACCACAGGAGTGCCGACCGATGCCGAGGGGAATTACGCTATTTCAGTTCCATCTGCTCAATCGGTCCTGGTCTTTTCAATGATCGGTATGACGGCGCAGGAAGTTACGGTTGGCACACAAACGACCATTAATGTGGCATTGGTAGAAGATGCAAAGGCACTGGGTGAAGTTGTTGTGATCGGATATGGTACAGCCAGTAAAAGGGACCTGACCGGATCCATTGTAACGATCAAAGGCGCTGAAATCGCCGATAAGCCTTCTGCTAACCCAATCACTTCACTGCAAGGAAAAGTAGCCGGTTTGTCCGTTGTGAATTCAGGCCGCCCCGGCGAAGAACCGGATGTGCGGATCAGGGGAACGAACTCTATTAATGGTGTAAAGCCTGTTTACATCGTGGACGGGATTTTGAATGATAACATTAACTTTATTAACCCTGCTGATATCGAGTCCATTGAGGTTCTAAAAGACCCGTCATCACTGGCTATTTTCGGGGTAAGGGGCGCTAACGGTGCCATTGCTGTAACCACGAAAAAAGCTAAGGCGGGGCAATTGAATGTTAATTTCAACTCATCCGTAGGCTTCAAGCAAGTTGCCGACCGCATTAGCATGACCAATGCGGCCCAATTCAAAGAGCTTTATAATGAACAGCTTGCAAATCAGGGTAGCGCGCCATACAACTACACAAACTGGACGGGCGACACCGATTGGCAGGATCAGATCTTCCAGAGCGGCTTTTTGAACTACAATAACATCAGCATATCCGGCGCCACAGAGAAGAACCGCTTCTATATGGGCATCGGAACGGTGCAGGAAGAAGGAAATATCAAGCACGAAAAATACGGAAAACTGACTCTGAACATTAACGACGAACTTCAAGTCAACAAAAACCTGAAATTCGGGCTAACGTTCAGCGGCTACCGCGCTACGCCATTTGGCGATAAAAAGAAGAATGTAGGCGGCGCGATCCTGGCTGCACCAATTGCACCGGTGTTCAATGACCAATATGGCCTCTATCACACATTGCCTGATTTTCAGCGTGCACAGGTGAATAATCCGCTTGTAGATGTTGAATTGCAGAAACGCACGGAGATTTTAAGAGAATATCGCGCAGTCGGAAGCATTTATGGAGAACTTACTTTCCTGAAAGATTTCACATTCAGGGCTTCTTTATATGCGGATTATGGCTTCAACACCATTCGCAACTACCAGCCGCTGGTAAACACATATAATCCCGAGATCGTAGGTGAGGACAAAACGGATGCCGTTGTCAGACAGACCGTTGTGAACCAAAAGCAAAACATTTTCCCAAAACTCCAACAAGACTATCTGCTAACCTACAAAAAGGCATTCGGCGACCACGACCTGACTGTTTTGGGTGGTATAACGACTTATTACCGAAGCTTTGAAGAAACGGCCTCCACAGTAAGACAAGGAAGCAGCTTTGCCATTCCGAATGATCCGCGTTTCTGGTATACAGATAATGTGGGTGATGCAGCAACCAGGACTGGTTCCGGTTCTGCCTGGGAATCAGCTACATTATCCTATTTGGGACGTATCCTTTATAACTACAAATCAAAATATCTGGTTAACGCCTCTTACCGGAGGGACGGAAGTTCCGCTTTTCTCGGCAAAGGCAGATGGCAGGATTTCGGCGCAGTTGGTTTAGGATGGGTTGTTAGTGAGGAGGATTTTTTCAAAAACCAAAGTGTTTTCGATTACTTGAAAGTGAAAGGTTCTTACGGGATTTTGGGTAATCAGAATATCGATGACAAGTATCGCTATCCCGCCTACCCTACGCTTACGGCGGCCAATTCGGGTGTTTTTGGAGAAAATATCGTTGCCGGGCTTCAAAACGAATACATTGCCGATCCGAACCTGCACTGGGAAAAAGTGCTTGCCTACGAAGGCGGCGTCGAGTTTAATATGCTGAAAAATCGCTTGACGGTTGAAGCAAATTATTACAACAAACTTACAAAAGACATTCTGGTTCTTGTGCCCGGAATCGCAGGCACAATTCCCGGTTTGAGCAACCTCGGCGAGGTTAGAAACCATGGATTTGAATTTGCTGCAACCTGGAACCAGGATGTAACAGACGACTTCTCCTACTCTATCAGTGGTAACCTAACTACCATTAATAACAAGGTACAGAAGCTTTCGACCAAAGGCTATGACATCATCAACGGTGCATCACGGACGACGGAAGGCTTCCCGATCGGTTATTTCTGGGGTTACGTGCATGACGGAATTTACCAGTCAGAGGCTGAATTCATCAAATCTCCTGTCAGTACAATCGGAGAAGTTTCACCCGGCGACATTAAATACAAGGATGTTAATGGTGACGGATCTATCACAGAAGCGGACCGGACATTGATCGGGAACCCAACGCCTGACTTCACCTATGGCGCTTCCGTTTCTGCGAAATACAAAGGCTTTGATGTGGGTATTGATTTGAATGGTGTTTATGGAAATGAAATTTTCCGTCAGTGGAACCGTGGCACATTCGCACAATTCAATTACCAAACCGAAAGAATGGACCGCTGGAACGGGCCGGGCACTTCAAACTGGGAGCCTGTTTTGAACACGTCACGTGCCAATAACTATCTTCCTTCGTCATACTGGATCGAAGACGGCAGTTTCTTCCGCATCAGAAATGTACAGCTTGGTTACAATTTCACGTCTCAGACATTGAAAAGTCTCCGTCTGAAATCACTGCGCTTGTATGTGAATGCGCAAAACTTAAAAACGTTCACGAACAGCACTGGATTTACGCCCGAAATTGGCGGTAACACTACTGCTTTTGGTGTGGACAACGGAACCTATCCTGTGCCTGTCATTTACACATTCGGCATCAACCTGAATTTCTAA
- a CDS encoding LamG domain-containing protein, which produces MKNITSRLWILGLAVSIFSCQNFERPELVLISDDDPSLNGPLQRLWAFEGVATDSIWGSRGVANGVSYVEGISGKAYQGSPTGQIEYSSAGKLATMESFTIAFWMNTAKHDGGAQSVFMLPNTEDFWGNTFMLIEGNTSKSDSMLVKFNFAGNWITFDQTKNANGLNKWPNAYGKWKHVAYTYDGTTSKFAAYVDGKKLPLAESVTNIVKDKAPLGPLKMTNASKFVIGGFQQHIGIKAPADAWMLHYTGKLDQFRVYTKALNDAEITEIYNKKM; this is translated from the coding sequence ATGAAAAATATAACATCCCGGCTATGGATACTTGGTTTAGCCGTTTCAATTTTTTCCTGCCAAAATTTTGAAAGGCCGGAGCTGGTCTTGATTTCCGATGACGACCCGTCATTGAATGGTCCCTTACAGCGTCTGTGGGCTTTTGAAGGCGTTGCTACGGATAGCATCTGGGGCAGCCGGGGCGTCGCCAACGGGGTTTCCTATGTAGAGGGAATCAGCGGGAAAGCTTATCAGGGTTCTCCCACCGGGCAAATTGAATATTCATCTGCCGGCAAGCTGGCAACCATGGAAAGCTTTACCATTGCTTTTTGGATGAACACGGCCAAACATGACGGTGGCGCGCAAAGTGTCTTTATGCTGCCGAATACGGAAGACTTTTGGGGTAACACCTTCATGCTTATTGAAGGGAATACTTCCAAAAGCGACTCGATGCTGGTAAAATTCAACTTTGCAGGAAACTGGATCACATTTGATCAAACGAAAAATGCAAACGGCCTGAACAAATGGCCAAATGCTTATGGCAAATGGAAGCACGTTGCGTACACTTATGATGGAACGACCTCGAAATTCGCTGCTTATGTGGATGGGAAGAAATTACCGCTCGCTGAGTCTGTTACCAACATTGTGAAGGACAAAGCGCCTTTGGGACCATTGAAAATGACCAATGCTTCAAAATTTGTTATCGGCGGATTTCAGCAACACATTGGCATAAAAGCACCTGCGGATGCGTGGATGCTGCATTATACCGGAAAGCTTGATCAGTTCAGGGTTTACACCAAAGCCCTGAACGACGCTGAGATCACGGAAATCTACAATAAGAAAATGTAA
- a CDS encoding YkvA family protein → MISRILKSIFFKRATGKAGRYVHNSARLFELAKDVMGKMNQVGFKGGLAEVAGSVQVLIRMVRAYASGEYKGLPWKSLISVVAVLIYFVSPIDLIPDFLPVIGIADDVALIAWLIKTLGSDIAKFSQWEKSEKTINIG, encoded by the coding sequence ATGATATCTAGAATATTAAAGTCAATTTTTTTCAAGAGGGCAACCGGAAAGGCTGGCCGTTATGTGCACAATTCAGCGCGGCTGTTTGAACTTGCGAAGGATGTAATGGGCAAAATGAATCAGGTTGGGTTCAAAGGCGGCCTGGCCGAAGTGGCCGGCAGCGTTCAAGTCCTCATCAGGATGGTGCGAGCTTACGCTTCCGGAGAATATAAGGGCTTGCCATGGAAAAGTCTAATTTCGGTGGTTGCGGTGCTAATCTATTTTGTATCACCTATTGACCTGATTCCTGACTTTCTGCCCGTAATTGGCATCGCAGACGACGTCGCATTGATCGCTTGGCTGATCAAGACACTGGGCAGTGATATTGCAAAATTCAGCCAGTGGGAAAAGAGTGAAAAAACGATTAACATAGGATAA